Proteins from one Cryptomeria japonica chromosome 4, Sugi_1.0, whole genome shotgun sequence genomic window:
- the LOC131044109 gene encoding berberine bridge enzyme-like D-2, whose protein sequence is MALLRIISFCTSLLLLSICASAQDGQGLVSCLQQKGITNLTTSTSSSAYDSLLRFSLQNLRFTEPGVRKPYVLILPYKREQVVESVRCCIKHGWQIVVRSGGHSYEGLSSTSDAPNFAIIDLINLDRVTVDIKSTTAWAEAGATVGQLYSAIAGVTTDYGFPAGVCPTMGTGGHFSGGGLSLLSRKYGLAADNIIDALLVDANGNLLDRKKMGEDLFWAIRGGGGGSWGVVIAWKVRLVRVPRKVTVFNVHRTGRNQVTDLVHRWQSIAPNFVQDLFIRAVISGTQLQSGQKDIKLTFNGMYLGPLDQLLKLAKKSFPEMGIVAGDCEETSWIGSISYTAFTTTSQLDNRNNSNKSYFKAKSDFVTSPISPSGLEGAWKFLEEEINSYIIFTPLGGRMYEIASWESPFPHRKGYLYNIQYQVTWSDSSKASGFIDWIRRFYTYMTPHVSKNPRGAYVNYLDLDLGTAANGTASVAEARAWCDQYFRGNFERLVKVKTKFDPNNVFRNSQSIPVDKSDISLALLSIPVDKSDISVVLL, encoded by the coding sequence ATGGCCTTGTTGAGGATAATTTCGTTTTGCACCTCATTGCTTCTATTGAGCATCTGCGCTTCTGCGCAAGATGGGCAGGGGCTCGTATCATGCCTTCAACAAAAGGGCATCACAAACTTGACCACTTCTACTTCTTCCTCTGCATACGATTCTCTCTTGCGGTTTTCACTGCAGAACCTGAGGTTTACGGAACCAGGCGTCCGCAAGCCATACGTGTTGATTCTGCCATACAAGAGAGAACAAGTGGTGGAATCGGTGCGGTGCTGCATCAAACACGGCTGGCAGATTGTTGTGCGCAGCGGAGGGCACAGCTACGAAGGTCTCTCCTCCACTTCCGATGCCCCCAATTTCGCTATCATCGACCTCATCAACCTCGACCGTGTAACAGTCGACATAAAGTCGACAACCGCGTGGGCAGAGGCAGGAGCGACGGTTGGACAGCTGTACTCCGCCATTGCAGGCGTTACAACAGACTACGGCTTCCCTGCGGGAGTGTGTCCTACAATGGGCACGGGCGGTCATTTCAGCGGAGGTGGACTGAGTTTACTCTCAAGGAAATACGGACTGGCTGCCGATAACATCATCGATGCACTGCTCGTGGATGCAAATGGTAACTTGTTGGACAGAAAGAAGATGGGTGAAGATCTGTTTTGGGCGATCCGAGGTGGCGGTGGAGGAAGCTGGGGCGTCGTCATTGCATGGAAAGTCCGGCTGGTGCGAGTGCCTCGCAAAGTAACGGTGTTCAATGTGCACAGAACGGGGCGAAATCAGGTGACCGACCTCGtccataggtggcaatccattgcACCAAATTTCGTACAGGATCTCTTTATTCGCGCCGTCATTTCAGGCACCCAATTGCAAAGTGGCCAGAAGGATATCAAGCTTACCTTCAATGGAATGTATCTCGGCCCCCTCGACCAACTACTCAAACTGGCTAAGAAGAGTTTCCCCGAAATGGGAATTGTAGCTGGAGATTGCGAGGAGACAAGCTGGATAGGCTCAATATCTTACACGGCGTTTACCACTACGAGCCAACTGGATAACAGGAACAATTCCAACAAAAGCTATTTCAAAGCAAAATCTGATTTTGTAACGAGCCCTATATCGCCATCAGGGTTGGAAGGCGCATGGAAGTTCTTGGAAGAGGAGATTAACAGTTATATTATTTTTACTCCGCTGGGTGGAAGAATGTACGAGATAGCATCGTGGGAGAGTCCGTTTCCGCACAGGAAAGGGTATTTGTACAACATACAATATCAAGTTACGTGGAGTGATAGCAGCAAGGCTTCGGGCTTCATCGATTGGATCCGAAGATTTTACACATACATGACTCCTCATGTTTCCAAAAATCCCAGGGGTGCCTATGTGAACTATTTAGATCTGGACTTGGGCACAGCTGCTAATGGAACAGCCAGCGTGGCAGAGGCAAGAGCTTGGTGTGACCAGTATTTCAGAGGCAATTTCGAGAGATTGGTGAAGGTAAAGACCAAATTTGATCCCAACAATGTTTTCAGGAATTCGCAGAGTATTCCTGTGGACAAGTCAGATATTTCTCTCGCGCTTCTGAGTATTCCTGTGGACAAGTCAGATATTTCTGTCGTGCTTTTGTAa